A stretch of the Mycobacterium shigaense genome encodes the following:
- the cysD gene encoding sulfate adenylyltransferase subunit CysD: protein MSVTEELRVDELRLLEAEAVHIIREVVAELERPVLLFSAGKDSIVLLRLAEKAFRPIPLPFPVMHVDTGHNFPEVIEFRDRRVTGEGHKLIIASVQESIDNGRVPDPGPGASRNRAQTRTLLDALEAGGFDAAFGGARRDEERARAKERILSFRDEFGQWDPRAQRPEPWSLYNGRIKKGEQVRVFPLSNWTELDVWRYIELEDLEIPSIYYAHEREVFERDGILLAVSEYASPQDGETAATEWVRYRTVGDLTITGAVRSQATDIARVITEISAATVSERGETRADDRTSAAAMEDRKREGYF from the coding sequence ATGAGCGTCACCGAGGAACTCCGCGTCGACGAACTGAGGCTGCTAGAAGCCGAAGCGGTGCACATCATCCGCGAGGTCGTCGCCGAGCTGGAGCGGCCGGTCCTGCTGTTCTCGGCGGGCAAGGACTCGATCGTGCTACTTCGGCTCGCGGAGAAGGCCTTTCGGCCGATACCCCTGCCGTTTCCGGTCATGCACGTCGACACCGGCCATAATTTTCCCGAGGTCATCGAATTCCGGGACCGCCGGGTGACCGGCGAGGGACACAAGCTGATCATCGCCTCGGTGCAGGAGTCCATCGACAACGGCCGGGTCCCCGACCCCGGTCCGGGCGCGTCGCGCAACCGTGCCCAGACCCGCACGCTGCTCGACGCCTTGGAGGCCGGCGGCTTCGACGCGGCGTTCGGCGGCGCACGCCGCGACGAGGAGCGCGCCCGCGCCAAGGAGCGGATCCTGAGCTTCCGCGACGAGTTCGGCCAGTGGGACCCCCGCGCGCAGCGCCCCGAACCGTGGTCGCTGTACAACGGCCGCATCAAGAAGGGCGAGCAGGTGCGGGTGTTTCCCCTGAGTAACTGGACCGAGCTCGACGTCTGGCGCTACATCGAGCTCGAAGACCTTGAAATACCGTCGATTTACTACGCTCACGAGCGCGAGGTGTTCGAGCGCGACGGCATCCTGCTCGCCGTCTCCGAATACGCCAGCCCGCAAGACGGCGAGACCGCGGCGACGGAGTGGGTGCGCTACCGCACGGTGGGCGACCTGACCATCACCGGGGCGGTGCGGTCGCAGGCCACCGACATCGCCCGGGTGATCACCGAGATCTCGGCGGCCACGGTATCCGAGCGCGGCGAAACCCGCGCCGACGACCGCACCTCGGCAGCCGCGATGGAAGACCGCAAGCGAGAGGGTTACTTCTGA
- a CDS encoding PucR family transcriptional regulator, producing MRKTGVGLGQLLLALDATLVSLVPDGRAPRGLDLPVGSAALIDSDDVRLGLAAAAGSADVFFLLGVADGEALQWITNQARERVPVAIFAKEPSTALVAKALEVGSAVVAVEPRARWERLYQLVNHVLEHHRHGDPVDDSGTDLFGLAQSLADRIHGMVSIENAHSQVLAYSASNDEADELRRLSILGRAGPPEHLEWIGQWGIFDALRASDEVVRIDERPALGLRPRLAIGIYQPPTAPRRPPVFAGTIWVQQGSQPLADDADDIMRGAAVLAARIMFRLAARPSTHALRVQQLLGLTDGDPADVAGIARELGLAADGEATLIGWDSADSGPRPARLTDVLALSASAFRRDAQVASRGSRMYVLLPQTAAARSVASWARGTIGALRAELGVELRAAIATPVAGLAGIAAARGEVDRVLDSAERHPISLGQVTSLAEARTTVLLDEIVTLVGTHERLVDPRIRGLRAEDPVLAETLRVYLDCFGDVAAAAYVLQVHPNTVRYRVRRIEKLLSTSLADAEVRLVFSLGLRALDRSA from the coding sequence ATGCGGAAGACCGGTGTGGGATTGGGTCAGCTGCTGCTCGCGCTGGACGCGACGCTGGTCAGCCTGGTCCCGGACGGTCGCGCCCCGCGGGGCCTGGACCTGCCGGTGGGTTCGGCGGCGCTGATCGACTCCGACGACGTGCGCCTGGGCCTGGCGGCCGCCGCCGGCTCCGCCGACGTCTTCTTTCTGCTGGGCGTCGCCGACGGCGAGGCGCTGCAGTGGATCACCAACCAGGCACGGGAGCGCGTGCCGGTGGCGATCTTCGCCAAGGAGCCGTCGACCGCGCTGGTGGCCAAGGCGCTCGAGGTCGGGTCGGCGGTGGTGGCCGTCGAGCCGCGGGCCCGCTGGGAGCGGCTGTATCAACTGGTCAACCACGTTCTCGAACATCATCGGCATGGCGACCCGGTGGACGACTCGGGCACCGATCTGTTCGGCCTGGCGCAGTCGCTGGCCGACCGGATCCACGGCATGGTCAGCATCGAGAACGCCCACTCTCAGGTGCTGGCCTACTCGGCGTCCAACGACGAGGCCGACGAGTTGCGCCGCCTGTCCATCCTGGGCCGGGCCGGGCCGCCCGAGCACCTCGAGTGGATCGGCCAATGGGGCATCTTCGATGCGCTGCGGGCCAGCGACGAGGTGGTGCGGATCGACGAACGCCCGGCGTTGGGGCTGCGGCCGCGGCTGGCGATCGGCATCTATCAGCCGCCGACCGCCCCGCGCCGGCCGCCGGTGTTCGCCGGCACCATCTGGGTCCAGCAGGGGTCGCAGCCCTTGGCCGACGACGCCGACGACATCATGCGCGGTGCGGCGGTGCTGGCCGCGCGGATCATGTTCCGGCTGGCGGCCCGGCCGTCGACGCATGCGCTGCGGGTGCAGCAACTGCTGGGCCTGACGGACGGCGATCCGGCGGACGTGGCCGGCATCGCGCGGGAACTGGGCCTGGCCGCCGACGGCGAGGCGACGTTGATCGGCTGGGACTCAGCGGACTCCGGACCCCGACCTGCCCGGTTGACCGATGTGTTGGCGTTGAGCGCCAGCGCTTTTCGCCGAGATGCACAAGTCGCCTCGCGCGGCTCGCGAATGTATGTGTTGCTGCCGCAGACCGCGGCGGCCCGGTCGGTCGCCTCGTGGGCCCGGGGCACCATCGGCGCGTTGCGCGCCGAACTCGGCGTCGAGCTGCGGGCGGCTATTGCCACACCGGTCGCCGGCCTGGCCGGCATCGCGGCGGCCCGCGGCGAGGTCGACCGGGTGCTGGACAGCGCTGAGCGACATCCGATTTCGTTGGGGCAGGTGACCTCGCTGGCGGAGGCGCGCACCACGGTGTTGCTGGACGAGATCGTCACCCTGGTCGGCACCCACGAGCGACTGGTCGACCCGCGCATCCGCGGGCTGCGCGCCGAGGACCCGGTGCTCGCCGAAACCCTGCGCGTGTACTTGGACTGCTTCGGCGACGTCGCCGCCGCGGCGTACGTCCTGCAGGTGCATCCCAACACCGTCCGCTATCGCGTGCGCCGGATCGAGAAGCTGCTGTCGACCTCGTTGGCCGATGCCGAGGTGCGCCTGGTGTTTTCGCTGGGGCTCCGCGCGCTGGACCGCTCGGCGTAA
- a CDS encoding PPE family protein produces the protein MNSGKMHAGPGSASMLRAAAAWTELAAELRSHAAPYGSAVSVLTSQSWRGAASLAMADAAAPYVVWMNMTAMQAEQTAEQATAAASAFETAFAMTVPPAAIAINRTALASLVASNTFGQNASAIAATEAHYGEMWAQDAAAMYGYAGQSAAATKVPSFSTAPQTTNSGGQNEQVAAVTQAASSSATTETQATLSQAAPSITSTLQNLSSPAAATSSNSSSILDPNANFWNTLTSTGALNPSQIVTASTLGTNGASSIVGDGALDSFATLASSYGAGAQEISGPATSVTAGLGQATSIGHLSAPSDWAATAPPAAPLSPALATSPIGAQAQAASGMPGIAPATLAEHATLRAVLPDNRFLARPPMVPRWPSTG, from the coding sequence ATCAACTCCGGCAAGATGCATGCCGGCCCGGGATCGGCATCGATGCTGCGCGCCGCAGCCGCCTGGACCGAATTGGCAGCCGAATTGCGCTCCCACGCGGCCCCTTACGGGTCAGCAGTCTCCGTCCTGACCAGCCAAAGCTGGCGTGGTGCCGCGTCGCTTGCCATGGCGGATGCAGCCGCGCCATATGTGGTGTGGATGAATATGACTGCGATGCAGGCAGAGCAGACCGCGGAACAGGCAACGGCCGCCGCCTCGGCCTTCGAGACAGCGTTCGCAATGACGGTGCCCCCCGCGGCGATCGCGATCAACCGCACCGCGCTGGCGTCGCTGGTCGCGTCGAACACATTCGGGCAGAACGCGTCAGCAATCGCGGCCACCGAAGCCCACTACGGAGAAATGTGGGCGCAGGACGCTGCCGCCATGTACGGCTACGCCGGGCAGTCGGCCGCGGCCACCAAGGTGCCGTCGTTCAGCACGGCACCACAAACGACCAACTCCGGCGGTCAGAACGAACAGGTCGCCGCGGTTACTCAGGCCGCCAGCTCGTCGGCGACGACCGAAACGCAGGCGACATTGTCGCAAGCCGCACCGTCGATTACCTCGACCCTGCAGAATCTTTCGTCTCCCGCCGCTGCCACCTCCTCAAACTCGTCGTCGATCCTGGATCCCAACGCCAACTTCTGGAACACGCTGACGTCGACCGGAGCCCTCAATCCGTCCCAGATCGTCACGGCATCCACGCTCGGGACCAACGGCGCCAGCAGCATCGTAGGCGACGGGGCGCTGGACAGCTTCGCAACGCTAGCGTCGTCGTACGGCGCTGGCGCGCAAGAAATCTCCGGTCCCGCAACCTCGGTGACAGCAGGATTGGGACAGGCGACATCGATCGGACACTTGTCGGCGCCGTCCGACTGGGCTGCGACAGCCCCGCCGGCAGCTCCGCTCAGCCCGGCGTTGGCAACCAGCCCCATCGGCGCGCAGGCGCAAGCCGCATCCGGCATGCCCGGGATTGCGCCGGCCACCCTGGCCGAGCACGCGACACTACGTGCCGTCCTTCCGGACAACCGGTTTCTTGCCCGCCCGCCGATGGTGCCGCGGTGGCCGTCCACCGGATAA
- the cysC gene encoding adenylyl-sulfate kinase, which yields MTSTEKAAEKVLPPKGVTRQLLRIATAGSVDDGKSTLIGRLLHDTDSLPLDHLEAVTDQDGIADLAALSDGLRAEREQGITIDVAYRFFSTTTRSYILADTPGHERYTRNMFTGASNAHVAILLVDARAGVLRQTRRHARIAKLLGIKHFVATVNKIDLIDFDQGGFAKVEEELRQLAARLGEVDITVIPIAAKHGDNVVHRSDRTPWYSGPTLLEYLESVELAAPNAEPSRLRLPIQWVSRPTADVRRRYTGRLAAGTLSVGDPVVSLPADTRSTVTALDTLDDKRTTGVAPLSVSIELADDIDVGRGDVLVSGAEDADAPVLARELDATVCWFVDSPLRAGDRVALKQTSKTVRATVQELHSRLDPETLDELDQPVELTLNDIGTVTLRTSSVVIADPYSDNRDSGAFILIDETTNDTVGAGTIIEAREIKPGTHSRTDIRWHPSALDRNHRWRATTQAGATIWFTGLPASGKSTVAVAVERALVESGRVAYLLDGDNLRHGLSDDLGFSPGDRTENIRRVGHLTRLLADAGVVALASLVSPLKSDRETARTLNDAAKLPFIEVHVATSLAECERRDPKGLYARARRGELKGLTGVDAPYEPPEAADLVIDTTDADIDELVARVIDLLNERSPRPT from the coding sequence ATGACAAGCACCGAGAAGGCCGCCGAGAAAGTGTTGCCCCCCAAGGGCGTAACGCGTCAGCTGTTGCGCATCGCCACCGCCGGTTCGGTGGACGACGGCAAGAGCACCCTGATCGGGCGGCTGTTGCACGACACCGACAGCCTGCCGCTGGACCACCTCGAGGCCGTGACCGACCAGGACGGCATCGCCGACCTCGCGGCGCTCTCCGACGGGTTGCGCGCCGAACGCGAGCAGGGCATCACGATCGACGTCGCCTACCGCTTCTTTTCCACCACCACCCGCAGCTACATCCTGGCCGACACCCCGGGCCACGAGCGCTACACCCGCAACATGTTCACCGGCGCCTCCAACGCCCACGTGGCCATCCTGCTCGTCGACGCGCGGGCCGGGGTGCTGCGCCAGACCCGGCGGCACGCCCGGATCGCGAAACTGTTGGGCATCAAGCACTTTGTCGCCACCGTGAATAAAATCGACCTCATCGACTTCGATCAGGGCGGCTTCGCCAAGGTGGAAGAGGAGTTACGCCAGCTCGCGGCGCGCCTGGGCGAGGTGGACATCACGGTGATCCCCATCGCGGCCAAGCACGGCGACAACGTCGTGCACCGCTCCGATCGCACGCCCTGGTACAGCGGCCCCACCCTGCTGGAATACCTGGAGAGCGTCGAACTCGCGGCGCCGAACGCCGAGCCGTCGCGGCTGCGCCTGCCCATCCAGTGGGTGTCGCGGCCCACTGCCGACGTGCGCCGGCGCTACACCGGGCGACTGGCCGCCGGAACGCTGTCGGTGGGCGACCCGGTGGTCTCGTTGCCCGCCGACACCCGCTCGACCGTCACCGCGCTGGACACCCTCGACGACAAGCGCACGACAGGCGTTGCGCCGCTTTCTGTTTCGATCGAACTGGCCGATGACATCGACGTGGGCCGCGGCGACGTACTGGTCAGCGGTGCGGAAGACGCGGACGCGCCGGTGCTGGCCCGTGAGCTGGATGCGACGGTGTGCTGGTTCGTCGACTCCCCGCTGCGGGCCGGCGACCGGGTGGCGCTCAAGCAGACATCGAAGACGGTGCGCGCCACCGTGCAGGAGCTGCACTCACGACTGGATCCCGAGACCCTCGACGAGCTGGACCAGCCGGTCGAGTTGACGCTCAACGACATCGGCACCGTCACGCTGCGCACCAGCTCCGTCGTAATCGCCGACCCTTACAGCGACAACCGGGACAGCGGTGCGTTCATCCTGATCGACGAGACCACCAACGACACCGTCGGCGCCGGGACCATCATCGAAGCCCGGGAGATCAAGCCCGGCACCCATTCCCGCACCGACATCCGCTGGCATCCCTCGGCGCTGGACCGAAACCACCGGTGGCGCGCCACCACCCAGGCCGGCGCGACCATCTGGTTCACCGGCCTGCCCGCCTCTGGCAAGTCGACGGTCGCGGTGGCCGTCGAGCGCGCGCTCGTCGAATCGGGGCGGGTGGCCTACCTGCTGGACGGCGACAACCTGCGCCACGGCCTGTCCGACGATCTGGGCTTCTCCCCCGGCGATCGCACCGAAAACATCCGGCGCGTCGGCCATTTGACGCGGCTGCTGGCCGACGCCGGCGTGGTCGCCCTGGCCTCGCTGGTGTCGCCGCTGAAGTCCGACCGTGAGACCGCCCGCACGCTGAACGATGCCGCCAAACTGCCGTTCATCGAGGTCCATGTCGCGACCTCGCTGGCCGAGTGCGAGCGGCGCGACCCCAAGGGTCTGTACGCGCGGGCGCGCAGGGGCGAGCTCAAGGGCCTCACCGGCGTGGATGCGCCGTACGAGCCGCCGGAGGCCGCCGACCTGGTCATCGACACCACCGACGCCGACATCGACGAGCTGGTCGCGCGGGTCATCGATCTGCTCAACGAGCGCAGCCCGCGACCAACGTAA
- a CDS encoding DUF732 domain-containing protein: MGAVHRRCIIAALAAIAILSGSATPVAHATGTDDFLGQVRADGIGDGASDDAIIEDAKEVCDLLTYQQSAYPYLAQYAGLGPRHSAKFIADAATYFCPQYAPGDGPPRPSPSR, from the coding sequence ATGGGCGCTGTGCATCGGCGGTGCATTATAGCAGCACTTGCGGCCATCGCGATTTTATCGGGGAGCGCGACGCCGGTTGCGCACGCGACCGGCACGGATGACTTCCTCGGGCAAGTACGGGCCGACGGGATCGGCGACGGCGCATCGGACGACGCGATCATCGAGGATGCCAAGGAGGTGTGTGACCTGCTCACCTACCAGCAGTCGGCCTATCCCTACCTCGCTCAATATGCCGGCCTGGGCCCGAGGCATTCCGCGAAGTTCATCGCCGACGCGGCCACCTACTTCTGCCCGCAGTACGCGCCCGGTGACGGTCCGCCGCGGCCGAGCCCGTCGCGTTAA
- a CDS encoding FkbM family methyltransferase produces MLSPQRLTDVIDVGASLSDETPPYAPMLAAGLCRVTGFEPQPDALLELQRKQGPSESYLPYAVGDGGAHTLNVCDARGCTSLLEPDPAALDAFEYFKTYAAVTDRIGIQTTRLDDIAEIEHLDFLKIDIQGGELAVFGGGRAKLAEAVAIQTEISFVPLYNDQPGLGEVDRELRSQGFLPHCFAAVRGWPIFPYLHPHQVMNQLLEADIVYVRDFVRPESMTDEQLKHLALIAHHCYRSFDLALRCLMLLVQRQALAATSQERYLTIIAAQ; encoded by the coding sequence TTGTTGTCGCCGCAGCGCCTCACCGACGTCATCGATGTCGGTGCCAGCCTGAGCGACGAGACGCCGCCCTACGCGCCGATGCTTGCCGCGGGACTGTGTCGGGTGACCGGGTTCGAGCCGCAACCCGATGCCCTGCTCGAACTGCAGCGCAAGCAGGGTCCCTCGGAGAGTTATCTGCCGTATGCGGTGGGTGACGGTGGTGCGCACACGCTCAACGTCTGCGACGCACGCGGATGCACGAGCCTGCTCGAACCGGACCCCGCGGCACTGGATGCGTTCGAGTACTTCAAGACGTATGCCGCAGTGACCGACCGCATCGGCATACAGACGACCCGGCTGGACGACATCGCGGAGATCGAACACCTCGACTTTTTGAAGATCGACATCCAGGGAGGCGAGCTGGCGGTGTTCGGGGGCGGCAGGGCGAAGCTCGCCGAGGCGGTCGCGATCCAGACCGAGATTTCCTTCGTTCCGCTGTACAACGATCAGCCCGGCCTGGGCGAAGTCGACCGGGAGTTGCGCAGCCAGGGGTTCCTTCCGCACTGTTTCGCCGCGGTCCGCGGATGGCCCATCTTCCCGTACCTGCATCCCCACCAAGTGATGAACCAGCTGTTGGAGGCCGACATCGTCTACGTCCGCGATTTCGTCCGCCCGGAGTCGATGACCGACGAACAGCTCAAGCACCTGGCGCTGATCGCCCATCACTGCTACCGATCGTTCGACCTGGCGTTGCGCTGCCTTATGCTGCTCGTGCAGCGGCAGGCGCTGGCAGCCACGAGCCAGGAGCGTTACCTGACAATCATTGCGGCCCAGTAA
- the stf0 gene encoding trehalose 2-sulfotransferase, producing the protein MTDSPSSYLVLASQRSGSTLLVESLRATGVAGEPQEFFQYLPTTSQAPQPREWFAGVDDESILSLLDPLDEGKPDLAPAEIWRDYIRTVGRTPNGVWGGKLMWNQTPLLLERAKGLPDRSGKGLLSAIRDVVGEDPLLVYVYRPDVVSQAVSFWRAVQTRVWRGRPDPVRDARATYHAGAIAHVITMLRAQEEGWRNWFVEEDVKPMEIPYPVLWRNLTDVVGSILESLGLDPNLAPEPVLERQADKRSDEWVDRYRADAEREGLPL; encoded by the coding sequence GTGACCGATAGCCCGTCGTCGTATCTGGTGCTCGCCTCGCAGCGCAGTGGCAGCACGCTGCTCGTCGAATCGCTGCGGGCCACCGGCGTGGCCGGCGAGCCTCAAGAGTTCTTTCAGTACCTGCCGACCACCAGCCAGGCCCCGCAACCGCGCGAGTGGTTCGCGGGCGTCGACGACGAGTCGATCCTGAGCCTGCTCGATCCGCTGGACGAGGGAAAGCCCGACCTGGCGCCGGCCGAGATCTGGCGCGACTACATCCGCACGGTCGGCCGGACACCCAACGGGGTGTGGGGCGGCAAGCTGATGTGGAACCAGACGCCGCTGCTGCTGGAACGCGCAAAGGGCCTGCCCGATCGGTCGGGCAAGGGCCTGCTGTCCGCGATCCGGGACGTCGTCGGCGAGGATCCGCTGCTGGTTTACGTATACCGGCCCGACGTCGTGTCGCAGGCGGTGTCCTTTTGGCGGGCGGTGCAGACCCGGGTCTGGCGGGGGCGCCCCGACCCGGTCCGCGACGCGCGGGCCACCTATCACGCCGGGGCGATCGCCCACGTCATCACGATGCTGCGCGCCCAGGAAGAGGGCTGGCGGAATTGGTTCGTCGAGGAAGACGTCAAACCCATGGAGATTCCATATCCGGTGTTGTGGCGCAACCTCACCGATGTGGTTGGCTCCATCCTGGAGTCGCTGGGGCTGGATCCCAACCTTGCGCCAGAGCCGGTGCTGGAGCGCCAGGCCGACAAGCGTTCCGACGAATGGGTCGACCGATATCGTGCGGACGCCGAACGAGAGGGGTTACCGCTATGA